The Anabaena sp. WA102 genome contains a region encoding:
- a CDS encoding peptidoglycan-binding domain-containing protein translates to MEYLAYSYMYIEDEQPNENFALNFPKSSFNWRKIFKSSAWLTLAGVTILLATVTQMQFASAEYVSTNGNCLYIRTGPSTANSSVACVRNGSYIGETGSVRNGFARISSGRYRGYYAAERWIGNTPGYSHRRYRSGYGVGGRVTVGYGSRGERVREIQRALGIRVDGVYGSRTINAIRHFQRRNGLRVDGVVGYQTRRALGI, encoded by the coding sequence ATGGAATATTTGGCTTATTCATATATGTATATAGAAGATGAACAACCAAATGAAAATTTTGCATTAAATTTTCCCAAATCGTCATTTAATTGGCGGAAAATTTTTAAATCTTCGGCATGGTTAACTTTGGCTGGTGTGACTATATTACTAGCTACAGTGACTCAAATGCAGTTTGCTTCCGCAGAATATGTCAGCACGAATGGAAATTGTCTTTATATTCGTACCGGACCTAGCACTGCAAATTCATCTGTAGCTTGTGTCCGCAATGGTTCATATATTGGTGAAACAGGCAGTGTCAGAAATGGATTTGCGAGAATTTCTTCGGGACGTTACCGAGGATACTATGCTGCTGAAAGATGGATTGGTAATACTCCTGGCTATTCTCACCGCAGATATCGTTCTGGATACGGTGTTGGGGGTAGGGTGACGGTAGGATATGGCTCAAGAGGTGAACGAGTTAGAGAAATTCAAAGAGCTTTAGGGATTAGAGTTGATGGTGTTTACGGCTCACGCACCATTAACGCAATTCGTCACTTCCAAAGACGTAACGGACTGCGTGTAGATGGCGTTGTTGGTTATCAAACTCGGAGAGCTTTAGGTATTTAG
- a CDS encoding NB-ARC domain-containing protein: MYPPPAIRTNTQKKNNFNKFQDWGTAIDISPFYGRREELIQLESWIIQDSCRLVGLFGISGIGKTALATQLAKQIGGEFDCVFWRSVPTVPSFESMITDLLSFVSNHKESKSDINRVIHYLRTRRCLIILDNLDPASDINYIKYTQLTQIIAETHHQSCLIFTSQSKPAEVGFMEKWTLSVRSLGLLGSSEIAFSLIQSKQLLGTDEQKYELCYLYGNNPLKIKVVVSTIIDLFDGDIGKFLEEKSTR, translated from the coding sequence ATCTACCCCCCCCCCGCAATCCGGACAAATACGCAAAAAAAAAACAATTTCAATAAATTCCAAGACTGGGGAACAGCAATTGATATTTCACCATTTTACGGACGTAGGGAAGAACTGATCCAGTTAGAATCATGGATTATCCAAGATAGCTGTCGGTTGGTAGGATTGTTCGGTATCAGTGGAATTGGTAAAACAGCTTTAGCTACTCAACTAGCAAAACAGATTGGGGGTGAGTTTGATTGCGTTTTTTGGCGTTCAGTGCCTACTGTTCCATCTTTTGAGAGTATGATCACTGACTTGCTATCTTTTGTCTCTAATCACAAAGAAAGCAAATCCGACATTAATCGAGTTATCCATTATTTGCGTACTCGTCGTTGTCTGATTATCTTGGATAATCTTGACCCGGCTTCAGATATTAATTATATAAAATATACTCAACTAACCCAAATAATTGCGGAAACACACCATCAAAGCTGTCTCATTTTCACAAGTCAATCCAAACCTGCTGAAGTTGGTTTTATGGAGAAGTGGACATTATCAGTACGTTCTTTGGGATTATTGGGTTCATCAGAAATAGCTTTTTCCCTAATCCAATCAAAACAATTATTGGGAACTGATGAACAAAAATATGAACTATGCTATCTCTATGGAAATAATCCCCTCAAAATTAAAGTGGTTGTTAGTACCATCATTGACTTATTTGATGGTGACATTGGTAAGTTTCTAGAAGAAAAAAGTACCCGTTAG
- a CDS encoding acyltransferase family protein, whose amino-acid sequence MRLSSLDVFRGITIAAMILANMAGVADDVYRPLSHAQWHGCTPTDLIFPCFLFIVGVAMTFSLAKYTAQNKPTKAVYLRILRRTAILFILGLVLNGFWNQGVGTFDLSSIRLMGILQRIALTYLFASLIVLKLPRKSQWLVAGGLLIAYWLTMMYVPVPDYGAGVLTREGNFGAFIDRLIIPKAHLYKGDGFNFLGDPEGLFSTIPAIVSVLAGYFTGQWIKDKKQASSQTSMDLVLFGLCCLVIAIIWDVSFPINKKIWTSSYVLFTSGWALMLLAACYELIEVRLIKRWSKPFEIMGLNAIALFVASVFLIKIIAKTQLGTGETAVSVYDWIYHNIFASWSGNFNGSFLFAFVTLLFWYGVAVLMYQKRWFIKV is encoded by the coding sequence ATGCGTCTGAGTTCACTTGATGTGTTTCGTGGTATCACCATTGCAGCGATGATTCTCGCTAATATGGCCGGAGTTGCAGATGATGTTTATCGTCCCCTCAGTCATGCCCAATGGCACGGTTGTACACCTACTGATTTAATATTTCCCTGCTTTTTATTCATTGTCGGTGTAGCAATGACCTTTTCTTTAGCAAAATATACCGCCCAGAACAAACCTACCAAAGCAGTTTACTTACGCATCCTGCGCCGGACTGCGATTCTATTTATATTGGGTTTAGTATTAAATGGTTTTTGGAATCAAGGTGTTGGGACTTTTGATTTAAGTAGTATCCGCTTGATGGGGATATTACAACGGATTGCTTTAACTTATCTTTTTGCATCTTTAATAGTTTTAAAATTACCTCGCAAAAGTCAATGGCTAGTAGCGGGAGGATTACTAATTGCTTATTGGTTAACAATGATGTATGTTCCTGTTCCTGATTATGGTGCAGGAGTGCTGACAAGGGAAGGTAATTTTGGCGCATTTATTGATAGATTAATTATTCCCAAAGCACATTTGTATAAGGGTGATGGGTTTAATTTTCTGGGAGACCCAGAAGGACTCTTTAGCACTATTCCGGCAATAGTTAGCGTTTTAGCTGGTTATTTTACGGGGCAATGGATTAAAGATAAAAAACAGGCTAGTTCACAAACTAGCATGGATTTAGTATTGTTTGGTTTGTGTTGTTTGGTAATTGCAATTATTTGGGATGTGTCATTTCCCATTAATAAGAAAATTTGGACAAGTTCCTATGTTTTATTTACCTCTGGTTGGGCGTTAATGTTATTAGCAGCTTGTTATGAGTTGATAGAGGTGAGGCTAATTAAACGCTGGAGTAAGCCTTTTGAGATCATGGGATTAAATGCGATCGCTCTTTTTGTGGCTTCTGTATTTCTAATTAAAATCATAGCCAAAACTCAACTGGGTACAGGTGAAACTGCCGTTAGCGTATATGATTGGATTTATCACAATATCTTTGCATCTTGGTCAGGAAATTTCAACGGCTCATTTTTGTTTGCATTTGTTACCTTGTTATTTTGGTATGGTGTGGCTGTCTTAATGTATCAGAAACGCTGGTTTATTAAAGTGTAA
- a CDS encoding M23 family metallopeptidase, whose protein sequence is MKKVNIYRFCNYALMSLISCSLVLNQIAPASPQTVSLTNTTFAPATNLIWPTQGVLSQGFRKYQHEGIDIAGAKGTPILAAAAGTVVKAGWDDWGLGNFIEIKHLNGNVTVYGHNSRLLVSKGQQVKQGQIIAEMGSTGNSTAPHLHFEFYADGRLASNPLSLLPSVTIAKTPVNQPVTRTPQPVSPISNHADCHGTTIMNGETATVSIKVCEENGQLFYLGKLKQEPSQVLKIRAWKVDNNKYQAENGTFSYLISPGKIEIWRNGSPIRADSFLTSRGLGK, encoded by the coding sequence ATGAAAAAAGTTAATATCTACCGCTTTTGCAATTACGCTTTAATGAGTTTAATTTCTTGCAGTCTAGTCTTGAATCAAATTGCTCCAGCTTCACCTCAAACAGTTTCTCTAACTAACACCACATTTGCACCTGCTACTAACTTAATTTGGCCTACTCAGGGTGTGCTTTCTCAAGGTTTCCGTAAATATCAACATGAGGGAATTGATATTGCGGGTGCAAAAGGGACTCCGATTTTGGCTGCTGCGGCTGGTACAGTTGTCAAAGCTGGTTGGGATGATTGGGGATTAGGTAATTTTATCGAAATTAAACATCTTAATGGCAATGTGACGGTTTACGGACATAATAGCCGCTTATTGGTCAGTAAAGGTCAACAGGTCAAACAAGGTCAAATTATTGCCGAAATGGGTTCAACAGGCAATAGCACCGCCCCTCATTTGCATTTTGAATTTTATGCAGATGGTCGTTTAGCTAGTAATCCTCTCAGTTTATTACCGTCCGTCACGATCGCAAAAACACCAGTAAATCAACCAGTTACCCGAACTCCACAACCAGTTTCACCTATAAGTAATCATGCTGATTGTCATGGGACTACAATTATGAATGGGGAGACGGCAACAGTTAGTATAAAAGTTTGCGAAGAAAATGGTCAGTTATTTTATTTAGGGAAATTGAAACAGGAACCCAGTCAAGTTTTAAAAATTCGGGCTTGGAAAGTTGATAATAACAAATATCAGGCAGAAAATGGTACTTTTTCCTACTTAATCAGCCCCGGGAAAATAGAAATTTGGCGCAATGGTAGTCCAATTCGTGCGGATAGTTTTCTCACTTCTCGTGGTTTAGGGAAATAA
- a CDS encoding DUF4164 domain-containing protein has product MTTNPPILTYTLEEILSRLDQKIEKQFTEVNQKMDRQFAEVNQKLETIDSRLNKLEIGQAELSGEIKILDEKLSGEIKSLDEKLSGEIKTLEEKVIGIDKRLDNQEFINRGVLVAVIIALISGVVKLFGFFPTGKI; this is encoded by the coding sequence ATGACAACCAACCCACCAATTCTCACTTATACCCTCGAAGAAATATTATCTCGTCTGGATCAAAAGATAGAGAAGCAATTTACCGAAGTCAACCAAAAAATGGATCGGCAATTTGCTGAAGTCAATCAAAAACTAGAAACTATTGATAGTAGACTAAATAAACTGGAAATTGGACAGGCAGAACTATCTGGGGAAATTAAAATCTTAGATGAAAAACTATCAGGGGAAATTAAAAGCCTAGATGAAAAACTATCAGGGGAAATTAAAACCTTAGAAGAAAAAGTTATTGGTATTGATAAAAGACTAGATAACCAAGAATTTATTAATCGTGGAGTTCTAGTAGCAGTAATTATTGCCTTAATTAGTGGAGTAGTCAAACTATTCGGTTTCTTCCCCACTGGTAAAATTTGA
- a CDS encoding tetratricopeptide repeat protein: protein MACFQNALKLQPNFIDALHNLGCLLLLQPELTQAQRCFQQILIFQPDHIKAHINLGFFIPGLSLRLRYDGISMTSDTTSYRLEIGSVVNFSPNLRFGDSQSEHLRSEGGIFIQPFLDKNNNGIRDNNEEIYTQDMELLLILNNKKFNPSLATITKQGVLFKVSPGIYRLDLDPAGYPLDWKPVQNAYAVEIVAGSYTTISVPFVASYTIAGT from the coding sequence ATCGCCTGTTTCCAAAATGCCCTCAAACTACAACCCAATTTTATAGATGCACTGCATAACTTAGGTTGTCTCTTGTTGCTCCAACCAGAACTTACCCAAGCTCAGAGGTGCTTCCAGCAAATTCTGATATTCCAACCTGACCACATCAAAGCCCACATTAACCTTGGCTTTTTTATTCCCGGTTTGTCTCTGCGTTTGCGTTATGACGGAATTTCTATGACATCAGATACAACTTCTTATCGACTTGAAATTGGTTCAGTAGTTAATTTCAGTCCTAATTTAAGATTTGGAGACTCTCAATCTGAACATTTACGCAGTGAGGGTGGTATATTTATTCAACCTTTTTTAGATAAGAATAATAATGGTATTAGAGATAATAATGAAGAGATTTATACTCAAGATATGGAACTACTATTAATCCTAAATAATAAAAAATTTAATCCTAGTTTGGCAACTATTACAAAACAAGGTGTTTTATTTAAAGTTTCTCCGGGTATTTACCGTCTTGATTTAGATCCTGCTGGATATCCTCTAGACTGGAAACCTGTTCAAAATGCTTATGCTGTGGAAATAGTTGCAGGTAGTTATACAACTATTTCAGTTCCTTTCGTTGCTTCTTATACTATAGCAGGAACTTAG
- a CDS encoding helix-turn-helix domain-containing protein yields the protein MPRSLCVRYDCIDEVRVAVTRNGYANQRALADDTGLSLATVSNFLTGKPVNYRTVEELCRKLNLDWQEITTSSDEVISTPPPQSGQIRKKKTISINSKTGEQQLIFHHFTDVGKN from the coding sequence ATGCCAAGATCACTATGCGTTCGTTATGACTGTATTGACGAGGTTAGGGTGGCTGTTACACGCAATGGATACGCTAACCAAAGAGCCTTAGCTGATGATACCGGATTATCCTTAGCTACAGTTAGTAATTTCTTAACTGGTAAACCTGTTAACTATAGAACAGTTGAAGAACTATGTCGCAAATTAAATCTAGATTGGCAAGAAATTACCACTAGCAGCGATGAAGTAATATCTACCCCCCCCCCGCAATCCGGACAAATACGCAAAAAAAAAACAATTTCAATAAATTCCAAGACTGGGGAACAGCAATTGATATTTCACCATTTTACGGACGTAGGGAAGAACTGA
- the wecB gene encoding non-hydrolyzing UDP-N-acetylglucosamine 2-epimerase: protein MTNQHRIGIILGTRPEAIKLAPVIQVFQNSPDFELQVILTGQHREMVEQVMQLFKLKADWNLEIMQRQQSLNDITCRSLQGLEALFQAQKLDFVIVQGDTTTAFAATLAAFYQKIPVGHVEAGLRTDDLFNPFPEEANRRLISQLTQLHFAPTTLAVENLQNSGVLGEIHLTGNTVIDALLNVAAKKPVCNIPGLDWHKYRTILATVHRRENWGEPLQDIAQSFLQILEQFPDTALLLPLHKNPTVREPLQQLLGSHPRIFLTEPLDYAELVGAIERSHLILTDSGGLQEEAPSLGKPVLVLRDTTERPEAVTAGTAKLVGTQTANIVTAASELLSNPDAYTKIATAINPFGDGHAAERILEIVKNYQQRATGKQL, encoded by the coding sequence ATGACTAATCAACACCGCATTGGCATTATTTTAGGAACTCGTCCCGAAGCTATTAAACTAGCACCAGTAATTCAAGTTTTTCAAAATTCTCCAGATTTTGAATTGCAGGTAATTCTCACAGGACAACATCGAGAAATGGTTGAACAAGTAATGCAATTGTTCAAACTCAAAGCTGATTGGAATTTAGAGATTATGCAGCGACAACAATCTCTTAATGATATTACTTGTCGAAGTTTACAGGGTTTAGAAGCATTATTTCAAGCTCAAAAATTAGATTTTGTAATTGTCCAAGGAGATACAACAACAGCCTTTGCGGCGACCTTGGCAGCTTTTTATCAAAAAATCCCTGTGGGTCATGTGGAAGCGGGTTTAAGGACTGATGATTTATTTAATCCTTTTCCCGAAGAAGCTAATAGAAGGTTGATTTCCCAACTGACACAATTACATTTTGCGCCGACTACTTTAGCTGTAGAAAACTTACAAAATTCTGGGGTATTAGGAGAAATTCACTTAACAGGAAATACTGTAATTGATGCCTTGTTAAATGTGGCTGCAAAAAAACCAGTTTGCAATATACCTGGGTTAGATTGGCATAAATATAGGACAATATTGGCAACAGTTCATAGACGGGAAAATTGGGGAGAACCACTGCAAGATATCGCTCAAAGTTTTTTACAAATTTTAGAGCAATTTCCTGATACAGCCTTATTACTGCCATTACATAAAAATCCCACAGTTAGAGAACCATTGCAACAGTTGTTAGGGAGTCATCCCCGCATTTTCCTAACAGAACCCTTGGATTATGCTGAATTAGTGGGAGCTATTGAGCGATCGCATTTAATCTTAACCGATTCCGGTGGCTTACAAGAAGAAGCCCCCAGTCTGGGTAAACCAGTCTTAGTTCTCAGAGATACCACAGAAAGACCAGAAGCCGTTACCGCCGGGACAGCCAAACTCGTAGGTACACAAACCGCAAATATTGTCACAGCCGCTAGTGAACTACTCAGCAACCCCGACGCTTACACGAAAATAGCCACCGCCATTAATCCCTTTGGCGATGGCCATGCAGCAGAACGCATCCTAGAAATTGTTAAAAATTACCAGCAACGGGCAACAGGAAAACAACTTTAG
- the galE gene encoding UDP-glucose 4-epimerase GalE, with protein MSAEKPSILVTGGAGYIGSHTVLALKQAGYEVVILDNLVYGHRDLVEEVLEVELIEGDTSDRTLLDHLFQSRHFAAVMHFSAYAYVGESVTDPAKYYRNNVLGTLTLLESMLAASIQKFVFSSTCATYGVPNFIPITEDHPQNPINPYGATKLMVERILTDFDVAYNFKSVRFRYFNAAGANPEGLLGEDHHPETHLIPLVLQTALGQREAISIFGTDYPTPDGTCIRDYIHVNDLADAHILGLEYLLNGGESEVFNLGNGNGFSVREVIAAAEDVTGMVISVKECDRRPGDPPALIGTSEKAQKILNWQPQYPGIKDIVSHAWQWHQQRHK; from the coding sequence ATGTCAGCGGAAAAACCTAGCATTTTGGTGACAGGGGGAGCAGGATATATTGGTTCTCATACAGTGTTAGCGCTCAAGCAAGCTGGTTATGAGGTAGTCATCCTGGATAATTTGGTGTATGGACATCGGGATTTGGTAGAAGAGGTTTTAGAGGTAGAATTGATAGAAGGGGATACGAGCGATCGCACTTTATTAGATCATCTTTTTCAGAGTCGCCATTTTGCCGCAGTTATGCACTTTTCCGCCTATGCTTATGTAGGTGAATCTGTCACTGACCCAGCTAAATACTACCGGAATAATGTTTTAGGAACGTTGACATTATTAGAGTCAATGTTAGCAGCTTCAATTCAGAAATTCGTCTTTTCTTCCACCTGTGCTACCTATGGTGTACCGAATTTTATTCCGATTACGGAAGATCATCCCCAAAATCCCATTAATCCCTATGGTGCAACTAAATTAATGGTAGAAAGGATATTAACTGATTTTGATGTGGCATACAATTTTAAATCAGTACGTTTCCGTTACTTTAATGCTGCTGGTGCTAACCCTGAAGGATTATTAGGAGAAGATCACCATCCCGAAACCCATTTAATCCCTTTAGTGTTACAAACAGCATTAGGTCAACGGGAAGCTATTAGCATTTTTGGGACTGATTATCCTACTCCTGATGGTACTTGCATCCGCGATTATATTCATGTCAATGATTTAGCCGATGCCCATATTTTAGGACTAGAATATTTATTAAATGGTGGTGAAAGCGAAGTTTTTAACTTAGGTAATGGTAACGGTTTTTCAGTTAGAGAAGTGATTGCTGCGGCGGAAGATGTCACAGGTATGGTAATATCAGTCAAAGAATGCGATCGCCGTCCTGGAGATCCTCCAGCCCTAATTGGTACAAGCGAAAAAGCTCAGAAAATCTTAAATTGGCAACCTCAATATCCAGGTATTAAAGATATCGTCTCTCACGCTTGGCAATGGCATCAACAAAGGCATAAATAA